In Drosophila simulans strain w501 chromosome 3R, Prin_Dsim_3.1, whole genome shotgun sequence, a single window of DNA contains:
- the LOC6727470 gene encoding uncharacterized protein LOC6727470, with translation MLSKRSDALISAFVLTLYYVGVADGNDASDFVTMGDLRRSRRGQSHFSRPGGMIMEGIGFQYSMRYQPGFHLHKLAQQQAEDGGTGGMENPPETEAPMPMPTPGTPPPEPAPPEPEEPEPTIPMRPTTIPVEEPSPQPPTMMMPTPSGSPEMQPSSKPKPTGKPSMSPPVPTAPSSTKSSIMQPHQTLKNILFGSPIEANLILKKPNAPRSKGKGFLSLFEVIKFPNTKCSVSMGDIRSMEGVCYHEFECKSLGGIPTESCAEGVGVCCVFVNGCGDVTSQQILYFESPNYPNAVREMMICVLIINVKKGVQQLRLDFQMFELSRPSNGDCVDDQFIVSGHNTNFQIPILCGINTGQHIYIHVGDSNEGKVYLSVFMKVSGGGRSFNIKVTQVDDNLAPNNCLQYFPEAEGVIKSFNYDTDGSIVDNREATYFNNLNYAICLSRLKNVCSVAYNTEQLGGDQPDFQIINKDEAENDLISDGQAGAGIFNCPDDFIAINSVPLCGERFNDGRESDDYTIHATVRDTAAGPIILPFRTDAEYVGRGFRLLYRQELCA, from the exons ATGTTGTCAAAGCGTTCCGATGCGTTGATAAGCGCTTTCGTTTTGACGCTCTAttatgtgggcgtggccgatgGGAACGACGCATCCGACTTTGTGACAATGGGCGATCTGCGGAGGAGCAGACGTGGCCAGTCGCATTTCTCGCGTCCCGGTGGCATGATAATGGAGGGCATTGGATTCCAGTACAGCATGCGATATCAGCCGGGATTCCACCTCCACAAATTGgcccagcagcaggcggaggaTGGGGGAACGGGCGGTATGGAAAATCCACCTGAGACGGAAGCCCCAATGCCCATGCCCACACCCGGAACACCACCACCTGAACCAGCTCCCCCCGAGCCGGAGGAACCAGAGCCCACGATACCCATGCGTCCGACGACCATTCCAGTGGAG GAACCTTCaccacaaccacccaccatGATGATGCCCACTCCGAGTGGTTCACCAGAGATGCAGCCCAGTTCTAAGCCGAAGCCCACTGGGAAGCCCTCGATGAGCCCGCCAGTGCCGACGGCACCATCCAGCACCAAGAGCTCCATAATGCAGCCCCATCAGACCCTGAAGAACATCCTCTTTGGCTCGCCAATCGAGGCGAATCTCATCCTGAAGAAACCCAATGCACCGCGCTCGAAGGGCAAGGGCTTCCTCAGTCTATTCGAGGTGATCAAGTTCCCCAACACGAAGTGCAGCGTGTCCATGGGCGACATCCGGAGCATGGAGGGCGTCTGTTACCACGAGTTCGAGTGCAAGAGTCTCGGTGGGATTCCCACCGAGAGCTGTGCCGAGGGCGTGGGCGtctgctgtgtgt TCGTCAATGGATGTGGCGATGTCACCAGCCAGCAGATCCTCTACTTCGAGAGCCCCAACTATCCAAATGCTGTGCGCGAAATGATGATCTGCGTCCTAATCATCAATGTGAAGAAGGGAGTGCAGCAATTGCGGCTGGATTTTCAGATGTTCGAG CTAAGTCGCCCTAGCAATGGTGATTGTGTAGACGATCAATTTATAGTCTCCGGCCACAATACCAATTTCCAGATACCCATTCTGTGTGGCATCAACACGGGCCAGCATA TTTACATCCATGTTGGTGACTCAAACGAGGGCAAAGTGTATCTCTCGGTGTTTATGAAGGTCTCGGGAGGAGGACGTTCCTTCAATATAAAAGTCACTCAGGTGGACGACAATCTGGCTCCCAATAATTGCCTGCAATATTTCCCCGAAGCTGAGGGCGTTATAAAGTCATTCAACTATGATACGGATGGCTCAATTGTGGATAACCGAGAGGCAACATATTTT AACAATTTGAACTATGCCATATGTCTGTCCCGATTGAAAAACGTGTGCAGTGTGGCGTATAATACCGAACAACTTGGCGGTGATCAACCCGACTTTCAAATCATCAACAAAGATGAag CCGAGAACGATTTGATCTCCGATGGCCAGGCGGGAGCTGGCATCTTCAACTGTCCGGACGACTTTATAGCCATCAACTCCGTTCCACTTTGCGGAGAACGATTTAACGATGGCCGGGAAAGCGACGACTATACCATCCATGCCACCGTCAGGGATACCGCCGCCGGTCCCATCATCCTGCCCTTCCGAACCGATGCCGAGTATGTGGGTCGCGGCTTTCGCCTGCTCTACAGACAGGAACTGTGTGCCTGA
- the LOC120284983 gene encoding uncharacterized protein LOC120284983 translates to MQGEAAAAAAAAAAARSTCCQHSVRGSSNCCTLPVASWRCACCNSNIIPQSVRNEKMINELPHYLAKINVLRIFCGPRTRDEEPEPVTATWPCCCCCCCCCCCCRRWLSHNKSIIILSRDSNIACVDADFDAAVDSDSDLGPATISSCRTRRHMQHQRQQQQQQHSRA, encoded by the exons ATGCAAGGAGAAgcggctgcagcggctgctgctgctgcagctgcacgcTCAACATGTTGCCAGCATTCCGtcagaggcagcagcaactgttgcACGTTGCCGGTTGCCAGTTGGCGGTGTGCttgttgcaacagcaacataaTCCCCCAGTCAGTGCGCAACGAAAAAATGATTAATGAGTTGCCTCATTACCTGGCGAAAATCAATGTCTTGCGCATATTCTGTGGGCCAAGAACCCGAGACGAAGAGCCCGAACCTGTCACAGCCACTTGgccatgttgctgttgctgttgctgctgctgctgttgctgccgtcgTTGGTTGTCGCATAATAAATCGATCATAATTCTCAGTCGAGACTCAAATATCGCATGTGTCGACGCTGATTTCGATGCCGCCGTTGATTCTGATTCCGATCTGGGACCAGCGACAATCAGCTCCTGTCGCACACGACGGCACATGcaacatcagcggcagcagcagcagcagcaacat TCGCGCGCCTGA
- the LOC6727472 gene encoding uncharacterized protein LOC6727472: MSGLQDIPLADPEGLSVEGPEVAAAPKSNSLKRFFKISKKPLMRDQAEDDDENSSQDNKELGKSNTISRFFTRMKGANNKDTQDPSSSVVEPVEHDKPLPNAKPTIKTSISSYWKVLFNRQKSQRQNAAFGESTANKVDNESEEVHELQPVGQDPDTDTQPTVKDEQDEMERGTGPEPPNPKPTKSVANKASGQEILSALEGDQLSTNDHENAASI; the protein is encoded by the exons ATGTCCGGTCTGCAAGATATTCCGCTTGCCGATCCCGAGGGCCTGTCTGTGGAAGGCCCCGAGGTGGCCGCCGCTCCAAAGTCCAATTCCTTGAAGCGCTTCTTCAAGATCAGCAAGAAGCCACTGATGCGCGACCAAGCGGAGGATGACGACGAGAATTCCTCCCAGGACAACAAAGAGCTGGGAAAGTCTAACACTATAAGTCGCTTCTTCACCCGCATGAAGGGAGCCAATAATAAGG ATACTCAAGATCCTTCGAGCTCGGTGGTCGAGCCCGTGGAGCATGATAAGCCGCTGCCGAATGCTAAACCCACGATTAAGACATCCATTTCATCCTACTGGAAGGTACTGTTCAACCGCCAGAAGAGCCAGCGCCAAAACGCGGCTTTCGGCGAGTCCACTGCCAATAAAGTGGATAACGAGTCTGAAGAAGTCCATGAACTGCAGCCAGTAGGCCAAGATCCCGATACCGATACTCAGCCGACTGTCAAGGATGAGCAGGATGAAATGGAACGTGGCACGGGCCCGGAGCCACCCAACCCGAAGCCCACCAAAAGTGTTGCCAACAAGGCATCCGGTCAGGAGATTCTCAGTGCATTAGAGGGCGACCAGCTGTCCACCAATGATCACGAGAATGCGGCTTCCATTTAG